One Micromonospora sp. WMMD1120 genomic region harbors:
- the pyrE gene encoding orotate phosphoribosyltransferase has translation MGDHDDLRKFITDLAVVHGRVVLSSGREADWYVDLRRVTLHHQAAPLVGRVLLDLTADWEYDAVGGLTLGADPVALAMLHAAAPNGRALDAFVVRKEGKAHGLQRRIEGPEVAGRRVLAVEDTSTTGGSVLTAVEALREAGAEVVGVVVIVDRGAGDAVRAAGLPYRAAYTLADLGLVA, from the coding sequence ATGGGGGACCACGACGACCTGCGTAAATTCATTACCGACCTGGCCGTGGTCCACGGACGGGTCGTGCTCTCGTCGGGGCGTGAGGCGGACTGGTACGTGGATCTGCGCCGCGTCACGCTCCATCACCAGGCCGCTCCACTCGTCGGCCGGGTGCTGCTCGACCTCACCGCCGACTGGGAGTACGACGCTGTCGGCGGCCTCACCCTGGGCGCGGACCCTGTCGCGCTCGCGATGCTGCACGCCGCCGCGCCGAACGGCCGAGCCCTGGACGCCTTCGTGGTGCGCAAGGAGGGCAAGGCCCACGGTCTGCAGCGGCGGATCGAGGGACCGGAGGTGGCCGGCCGGCGGGTGCTGGCGGTGGAGGACACGTCGACGACCGGCGGAAGCGTTCTGACCGCTGTCGAGGCGCTCCGTGAGGCCGGAGCGGAAGTCGTGGGCGTCGTGGTTATTGTTGATCGAGGCGCCGGCGACGCGGTGCGAGCCGCCGGATTGCCGTACCGGGCGGCCTATACGTTGGCTGACCTCGGCCTTGTGGCGTAA
- a CDS encoding metalloregulator ArsR/SmtB family transcription factor translates to MEYVGTALAEMTMPQISPLNGEPIERADAERLAGVLKALADPARLRLLSLIQSAPEGEACVCDLTAPLGLSQPTVSHHLRILTEAGLLQREKRGVWAYYSLVPSAIATIADLLTPPRKRATKKAR, encoded by the coding sequence ATGGAATACGTGGGAACTGCGTTGGCCGAAATGACTATGCCTCAGATCTCGCCGCTAAACGGCGAGCCGATCGAACGTGCCGATGCCGAGCGCCTCGCCGGGGTCCTCAAGGCCCTTGCTGATCCTGCTCGGTTGCGGCTGCTCAGCCTGATCCAGTCGGCCCCCGAGGGCGAGGCGTGCGTCTGTGACCTGACCGCGCCGCTCGGCCTCTCCCAGCCGACGGTCAGTCACCACCTGCGCATCCTCACCGAGGCTGGCTTGTTGCAGCGGGAGAAGCGCGGTGTCTGGGCGTACTACAGCCTCGTTCCGAGTGCGATCGCGACGATCGCCGACCTGCTGACCCCGCCGCGCAAGCGAGCCACCAAGAAGGCTCGCTGA
- a CDS encoding DedA family protein codes for MAVDTAETTRALVESVALNPLDPKELLQTFGLIGVWVILFAETGLLVGFFFPGDSLLFLAGVASSPVADAIFGDGTRLSLAGLLIGGPICAIVGAQLGHWLGARYGRPMFERPNSRLFKKEYVEKAEYYFQKFGPAKAVVLARFIPIVRTFLNPVAGALGMPARKFLLWNIVGALLWVDGILLIGYLLAEQIYQAIGDKIDHYILPVVALIIVISVLPIFFEFLRDRRARKRGEAVAVVAAASAAGAVEAAREAFDHDRHQHGGHARPEHGQDR; via the coding sequence GTGGCCGTGGACACAGCTGAGACGACTCGCGCTCTCGTGGAGAGCGTCGCCCTGAACCCGCTCGACCCCAAGGAGTTGTTGCAGACCTTCGGGTTGATCGGCGTGTGGGTGATCCTCTTCGCCGAGACCGGTCTGCTGGTGGGCTTCTTCTTCCCCGGTGACTCGCTGCTGTTCCTCGCCGGGGTCGCCTCGTCGCCGGTGGCTGACGCGATCTTCGGCGACGGCACCCGCCTCTCGCTCGCCGGCCTGCTGATCGGCGGGCCGATCTGCGCGATCGTCGGCGCCCAGCTGGGGCACTGGCTCGGCGCGCGGTACGGCCGTCCGATGTTCGAGCGGCCGAACTCCCGGCTCTTCAAGAAGGAGTACGTGGAGAAGGCCGAGTACTACTTCCAGAAGTTCGGCCCGGCGAAGGCCGTGGTGTTGGCGCGCTTCATTCCGATCGTCCGGACGTTCCTCAACCCGGTCGCCGGCGCGCTCGGCATGCCGGCCCGCAAGTTCCTGCTCTGGAACATCGTCGGCGCGTTGCTCTGGGTGGACGGCATCCTGCTGATCGGCTACCTGCTGGCCGAGCAGATCTACCAGGCCATCGGCGACAAGATCGACCACTACATCCTGCCGGTGGTCGCCCTGATCATCGTGATCTCGGTGCTGCCGATCTTCTTCGAGTTCCTCCGCGACCGGCGGGCCCGCAAGCGCGGCGAGGCGGTGGCGGTGGTCGCGGCAGCCAGTGCCGCTGGCGCCGTGGAGGCGGCCCGCGAGGCGTTCGACCACGACCGGCACCAGCACGGCGGCCACGCGCGCCCGGAGCACGGGCAGGACCGCTGA
- a CDS encoding LPXTG cell wall anchor domain-containing protein produces MLKHSTRRWLAGLGVAGAFVAASATPTFAAPAAPAPRAENLDLYANSVIVAPGGTEKWVNLFSLTTERQPGDYSVKVDRSKIDDFADVENTGDDCTEAGAILTCKVEDRDDDGTYLNFVSLLVRAKADAKPDQRGELTFTVTPNGKSGSVSYSSTVEVGEGVDLTTNESLELKGTPGATLKAPLRVTNRGEVPAEDAVLYVVGADGLQPSKRYENCEYTEGTPHDFAFVCRFDTTIGTNSSFRLDDSFGFTVPADTWAPNTFGGFSTWFTPADWDEYRSEAELPAKLGPTGTEGELKLEPVVDARRSGQTDVNPIDNSTWIDLRVTGNQRADVVARGATVTGDVGTTVALTVGYVNNGPAAVNTGGGESPWIGTTVTLPNGVTAVRAPENCFDSEDDEWEPGKPGARVYYCYVDGSSKKGDKVDYAFQVRIDKAGEQAGEVTLRTGREETEIKDLNPANDTAQILVNSGGDGGQGGGGDGGALPITGQSTGLIAGLGALLLAAGVGGYLVARRRRTRFVA; encoded by the coding sequence ATGCTCAAGCACTCCACCCGGCGCTGGCTGGCCGGACTGGGCGTCGCAGGCGCGTTCGTCGCCGCCTCCGCCACCCCTACCTTCGCCGCACCGGCGGCCCCCGCCCCACGGGCGGAGAATCTCGACCTGTACGCCAACAGCGTGATCGTCGCTCCCGGCGGCACCGAGAAGTGGGTCAACCTCTTCTCGCTCACCACCGAGCGGCAGCCCGGCGACTACTCGGTCAAGGTGGACCGGAGCAAGATCGACGATTTCGCCGACGTCGAGAACACCGGGGACGACTGCACCGAGGCCGGTGCGATCCTGACCTGCAAGGTCGAGGACCGGGACGACGACGGCACGTACCTGAATTTCGTCTCGCTCCTCGTTCGCGCGAAGGCCGACGCCAAGCCCGACCAGAGGGGCGAGCTGACTTTCACGGTGACGCCGAACGGCAAGTCCGGATCCGTGTCCTACAGCTCGACGGTCGAAGTCGGCGAGGGCGTCGACCTCACCACCAACGAGTCCCTGGAGCTCAAGGGCACGCCCGGCGCGACGCTGAAGGCCCCGCTCCGGGTGACGAACCGGGGCGAGGTCCCAGCGGAGGACGCGGTTCTCTACGTCGTCGGCGCGGACGGTCTTCAGCCGTCGAAGCGCTACGAGAACTGCGAGTACACCGAGGGCACGCCGCACGACTTCGCGTTCGTTTGCCGCTTCGACACCACCATCGGCACGAACAGCAGCTTCCGCCTCGACGACAGCTTCGGGTTCACCGTGCCCGCCGACACCTGGGCGCCGAACACCTTCGGCGGGTTCTCCACCTGGTTCACACCCGCCGACTGGGACGAGTACAGGTCCGAGGCCGAACTCCCGGCCAAGCTCGGGCCGACCGGCACCGAGGGTGAGTTGAAGCTCGAGCCGGTCGTCGACGCGCGGCGCTCCGGGCAGACCGACGTCAACCCGATAGACAACTCGACCTGGATCGACCTTCGGGTGACCGGCAACCAGCGGGCCGACGTGGTAGCGCGCGGCGCGACGGTGACCGGTGACGTCGGCACCACCGTCGCGCTCACGGTTGGCTACGTCAACAACGGGCCGGCGGCCGTCAACACGGGTGGCGGCGAGTCCCCCTGGATCGGCACCACTGTCACGCTGCCGAACGGCGTGACCGCCGTCCGCGCTCCGGAGAACTGCTTCGACTCCGAGGACGACGAGTGGGAGCCGGGCAAGCCCGGCGCGCGGGTCTACTACTGCTACGTGGACGGCTCGAGCAAGAAGGGCGACAAGGTCGACTACGCGTTCCAGGTGCGGATCGACAAGGCCGGCGAGCAGGCCGGCGAGGTCACGCTGCGAACCGGGCGCGAGGAGACCGAGATCAAGGACCTGAACCCGGCCAACGACACCGCGCAGATCCTGGTGAACAGCGGCGGGGATGGAGGCCAGGGCGGCGGCGGTGACGGTGGCGCCCTGCCGATCACCGGTCAGTCCACCGGCCTGATCGCCGGCCTCGGCGCGCTGCTGCTCGCCGCGGGCGTCGGCGGCTACCTGGTGGCCAGGCGTCGCCGAACCCGCTTCGTCGCCTGA
- a CDS encoding SigE family RNA polymerase sigma factor, with amino-acid sequence MTYEEFADARLAPLLRYAVMLTGDPHQAQDLVQETMVRVQLNWRRVARADSPERYVRRMLTNQYVDWKRGSWMRRVLLRGEPDATVPVSSDHAQSAVDRDQIWSWLSRLPRRQRAVLVLRYYEDLPDAEIADILGCAVGTVRSSISRALATLRTEYVEA; translated from the coding sequence GTGACGTACGAGGAGTTCGCCGATGCGCGGCTGGCCCCGCTACTGCGGTACGCGGTGATGCTGACCGGCGATCCGCACCAGGCCCAGGATCTGGTCCAGGAGACCATGGTCCGGGTCCAGCTCAACTGGCGTCGGGTCGCCCGGGCGGACTCACCCGAGCGGTACGTGCGCCGCATGCTCACGAATCAGTACGTCGACTGGAAGCGCGGCTCCTGGATGCGTCGGGTGCTGCTCCGTGGCGAACCCGACGCGACGGTGCCGGTGTCCAGCGACCACGCGCAGTCGGCGGTGGACCGGGACCAGATCTGGTCCTGGCTGTCCCGGCTGCCGCGCCGGCAGCGCGCCGTCCTGGTGCTGCGCTACTACGAGGACCTGCCGGACGCCGAGATCGCCGACATCCTCGGCTGCGCCGTCGGGACGGTCCGTTCGTCCATCTCCCGGGCACTGGCGACGCTCCGGACCGAGTACGTGGAGGCGTGA
- a CDS encoding LCP family protein, which produces MIEDDLRAAFARHEPLTPSTGPLRAAIDRLAVRRRRRRHRWRAGGAALAVLGVLGVGVPLFTPDHAGPPPAAELAGESGRPAAGAVNVLLLGVDGFGADPSHRLADSVLLVHIPADRSRPYLISLPRDLEVSVPGRGFDKLNSAFYSGTGEARPDLEAGYDLTRQVVADLTGVRVDAGAVLTFTGLRRLTEAVDGVDVCLPDAVRSWHTRRTYPAGCQRLDGAASVDLLRQRRYLAAGALERDVNAQRYVVGLIQRVTARDVVTDPARLAALLSAAGTGLRVDDGGLSLARLMALLPELQSVDPVGLSLPVGPPVDDRTRLPLDPARAPAFLAALREDRMAQWVTRHPEQVNRLR; this is translated from the coding sequence ATGATCGAGGACGACCTGCGTGCCGCGTTCGCCCGGCACGAGCCGTTGACACCGTCGACCGGCCCGCTGCGGGCCGCCATCGACCGGCTGGCGGTACGTCGCCGTCGCCGGCGCCACCGCTGGCGGGCCGGCGGCGCGGCCCTGGCCGTGCTCGGCGTACTCGGAGTCGGGGTCCCGCTGTTCACCCCGGATCACGCCGGGCCGCCGCCGGCCGCCGAGTTGGCCGGCGAGTCGGGTCGGCCGGCGGCGGGCGCGGTGAACGTCCTGCTGCTCGGGGTGGACGGCTTCGGCGCCGATCCGTCCCACCGACTGGCGGACTCCGTCCTGTTGGTGCACATCCCGGCCGACCGCAGCCGGCCGTACCTCATCTCGCTGCCGCGCGACCTGGAGGTGTCGGTCCCGGGCCGGGGTTTCGACAAGCTCAACTCCGCGTTCTATTCCGGTACGGGCGAGGCCCGGCCCGACCTGGAGGCCGGCTACGACCTGACCCGCCAGGTGGTCGCCGACCTGACCGGGGTACGCGTCGACGCCGGCGCGGTGCTGACGTTCACCGGGCTGCGTCGGCTCACCGAGGCGGTCGACGGGGTCGACGTCTGTCTGCCGGATGCGGTCCGGTCCTGGCACACCCGGCGGACCTATCCGGCCGGCTGTCAGCGGCTCGACGGAGCCGCCTCCGTCGACCTGCTGCGGCAGCGGCGGTACCTGGCCGCAGGTGCGTTGGAGCGCGACGTGAACGCCCAGCGCTACGTGGTCGGGCTGATCCAGCGGGTGACCGCGCGGGACGTGGTGACCGACCCGGCCAGGCTCGCCGCGCTGTTGTCGGCTGCCGGGACCGGCCTGCGGGTCGACGATGGCGGCCTGTCGTTGGCCAGGTTGATGGCGTTGCTGCCGGAACTGCAAAGTGTCGACCCGGTGGGGCTCAGCCTTCCGGTCGGGCCGCCGGTCGACGACCGCACCCGGCTGCCGCTGGACCCGGCGCGTGCCCCGGCGTTCCTCGCCGCGCTCCGCGAGGACCGGATGGCCCAGTGGGTGACGCGGCACCCGGAACAGGTCAACCGCCTGCGGTGA
- a CDS encoding phage holin family protein, translated as MGFLIRLAITAVALWITTLIVPGVDVHARSGGNTVLTLIVVALIFGVINAVLKPVIRVVGCVFYLLTLGLFALVVNALLFLLTDRIARGLDLPFQVDGFWAAFWGAIVMTVVTWLISVIVPDRLDRR; from the coding sequence GTGGGCTTCCTCATCAGACTGGCGATCACCGCCGTCGCGTTGTGGATAACCACGCTGATCGTGCCCGGCGTCGACGTGCACGCCCGCTCAGGTGGCAACACCGTTCTCACCCTGATCGTGGTGGCGCTGATCTTCGGTGTGATCAACGCGGTGCTCAAGCCGGTGATCCGGGTCGTCGGCTGCGTGTTCTACCTGTTGACGCTGGGGCTGTTCGCGCTCGTCGTCAACGCGCTGCTGTTCCTGCTCACCGATCGGATCGCCCGCGGTCTCGACCTGCCGTTCCAGGTGGACGGTTTCTGGGCGGCGTTCTGGGGCGCCATCGTGATGACAGTGGTCACCTGGCTGATCAGCGTCATCGTGCCGGACCGCCTGGACCGCCGATGA
- the fbaA gene encoding class II fructose-bisphosphate aldolase: protein MPIASPEAYAEMLDRAKAGRYAYPAINVTSSQTLNAALKGFADAESDGIIQVSTGGAEYLSGPSIKDMVTGAVAFAAYAHEVAKKYSVNIALHTDHCPKDKLDKFVRPLMGISQERVKRGEEPLYQSHMWDGSAVPVAENLEIAAQLLDEAAKAKIVLEIEVGVVGGEEDGVENAINDKLYTTVEDGLAMVEALGLGEKGRYMAALTFGNVHGVYKPGNVKLRPEILNQIQEAVGAKYGKDKPLSLVFHGGSGSLLSEIREALDYGVVKMNIDTDTQYAFTRPVADHMLRNYDGVLKIDGEVGNKKQYDPRTWGKAAEAGLAARVVEACEHLRSTGTTMTK, encoded by the coding sequence ATGCCCATCGCTTCCCCCGAGGCTTACGCGGAGATGCTGGACCGCGCCAAGGCCGGCCGGTACGCGTACCCCGCGATCAACGTGACCTCGTCGCAGACGCTCAACGCGGCGCTGAAGGGTTTCGCCGACGCGGAGAGCGACGGCATCATCCAGGTCTCCACCGGTGGCGCGGAATACCTGTCCGGTCCGTCGATCAAGGACATGGTCACCGGCGCCGTGGCCTTCGCCGCGTACGCCCACGAGGTGGCGAAGAAGTACTCGGTCAACATCGCCCTGCACACCGACCACTGCCCGAAGGACAAGCTGGACAAGTTCGTGCGTCCGCTGATGGGCATCTCGCAGGAGCGGGTGAAGCGGGGCGAGGAGCCGCTGTACCAGTCGCACATGTGGGACGGCTCGGCCGTTCCGGTGGCGGAGAACCTGGAGATCGCCGCGCAGCTCCTCGACGAGGCCGCCAAGGCCAAGATCGTCCTGGAGATCGAGGTCGGCGTCGTGGGCGGCGAGGAGGACGGCGTCGAGAACGCCATCAACGACAAGCTCTACACCACCGTCGAGGACGGCCTGGCCATGGTCGAGGCGCTCGGCCTCGGCGAGAAGGGCCGCTACATGGCGGCGCTGACCTTCGGCAACGTGCACGGCGTCTACAAGCCGGGCAACGTCAAGCTGCGCCCCGAGATCCTCAACCAGATCCAGGAGGCGGTCGGCGCCAAGTACGGCAAGGACAAGCCGCTCAGCCTGGTGTTCCACGGCGGCTCCGGCTCCCTGCTGAGCGAGATCCGTGAGGCTCTCGACTACGGCGTGGTGAAGATGAACATCGACACCGACACCCAGTACGCCTTCACCCGGCCCGTCGCGGACCACATGCTCCGCAACTACGACGGCGTGCTCAAGATCGACGGCGAGGTCGGCAACAAGAAGCAGTACGACCCGCGTACCTGGGGCAAGGCGGCCGAGGCCGGCCTGGCCGCCCGGGTCGTCGAGGCGTGCGAGCACCTGCGCTCCACCGGCACCACGATGACCAAGTAA
- a CDS encoding DUF3151 domain-containing protein: protein MQNLLPEPPATRLPGNDEADAALAAANETGTDEAFASVAAGFPTYSAAWAELAARAFARDQVVTAYAYARTGYHRGLDQLRRSGWKGHGPVPWGHEPNRGFLRCLYVLSRAADEIGEADEAARCAQFLRDCDPEAADALASN from the coding sequence ATGCAGAACCTCTTGCCAGAGCCACCGGCCACCCGCCTGCCGGGCAACGACGAGGCGGACGCGGCCCTGGCTGCCGCGAACGAGACCGGCACCGACGAGGCGTTCGCCAGCGTGGCGGCCGGCTTCCCGACGTACAGCGCGGCCTGGGCGGAGCTCGCGGCCCGGGCGTTCGCGCGGGACCAGGTCGTGACCGCGTACGCGTACGCGCGCACCGGCTACCACCGGGGCCTCGACCAGTTGCGCCGCAGTGGCTGGAAGGGGCACGGTCCGGTGCCGTGGGGGCACGAGCCGAACCGGGGCTTCCTCCGCTGCCTGTACGTGCTGTCCCGCGCCGCCGACGAGATCGGCGAGGCCGACGAGGCGGCCCGGTGCGCCCAGTTCCTGCGCGACTGCGACCCGGAGGCGGCCGACGCGCTGGCCAGCAACTGA
- a CDS encoding chromosome partitioning protein, which produces MDENADRAQVPGQQPVPERDIEPLWPPDQGERGAGGAVPPWAAVAEQPGGPPSVPPPVTPPVAAPPIGRPPVPGQPGAPALPPPSPSDYPSLTGAVPAPGGWAANGPSGAASPWAPAQPSWPPPTDPAAAPPPAAGTHPAPPNSAAVNGRPDTASGAVNGAGGAGTTQAGDRGTAAPGTPNTPGGVDLDLPFTLDPTAGAAPTDRPAAPTSTTASAPPTNAAPPSAPPTSAAPTSTTASVPPIRSAAAAAPADAAAAASTAGAPAVAEPPATRPTPQAAGAGAGAGAGAGAGAGENASAGAPPRPPADSPWAHPPQRPTAPTAVSPDHGAAPPPPIPPPPPPPQATDPAPAHPAQPFPPAIPGQAGPAQMPPPPELAQFGGPPPMGHTPQQAGPPTPPPGPFPPSPGWYPPPWQQGTPGQPYQEADGQARTPAPGYPDATGYPDASWTPDASAAPTAEDFARRRQVRPAEPVATMGVRAVVNKIGLLRLSPGRHEQELKRDIEMVRRNFGGLRQVTVVNPKGGAGKTVAILLLAMTFGQKRGGYVLAWDNNETQGTLGMRAQQDFHSRTVRDMLRDLGQFQGAHGRVGDLSQYVRSQGEGMFDVLASDESATGGEMLTAAAFAEIREVVSRFYKLIFVDTGNNVRAQNWQAAMDATDQLVVTMSARNDSAETAARMLDHLEQSGRQRLVRQAVTVVSMPPSRKEIDLPAIQEHFAARTRAVLLAPYERLIDSGEPIRYGGLSSATRDAWLKIAAAVAEGL; this is translated from the coding sequence ATGGACGAGAACGCCGACCGGGCTCAGGTGCCCGGCCAGCAGCCGGTGCCGGAGCGGGACATCGAACCACTGTGGCCGCCGGATCAGGGCGAGCGGGGCGCGGGCGGTGCCGTCCCGCCCTGGGCTGCGGTAGCCGAGCAGCCGGGTGGACCCCCGTCGGTTCCGCCGCCGGTGACACCCCCGGTGGCCGCGCCGCCGATCGGACGACCGCCGGTCCCCGGACAACCCGGCGCCCCGGCCCTGCCGCCGCCCTCACCGTCGGACTACCCCTCGCTGACCGGGGCGGTCCCGGCACCCGGTGGTTGGGCAGCCAACGGGCCGTCCGGCGCCGCATCGCCCTGGGCACCGGCACAGCCGAGCTGGCCGCCGCCGACCGATCCGGCCGCCGCGCCTCCGCCGGCGGCGGGCACCCACCCGGCACCGCCGAACTCTGCGGCGGTGAACGGCCGTCCGGACACCGCCAGCGGGGCGGTGAACGGCGCAGGCGGGGCGGGAACGACCCAGGCCGGTGACCGGGGTACGGCAGCACCCGGCACGCCGAACACACCGGGTGGAGTGGACCTCGATCTGCCCTTCACCCTGGACCCGACCGCCGGCGCCGCGCCCACCGACCGCCCCGCCGCGCCCACCAGCACGACGGCCAGCGCCCCGCCCACCAACGCCGCACCCCCCAGCGCCCCGCCCACCAGCGCCGCACCGACCAGCACGACTGCCAGCGTCCCGCCCATCCGGTCGGCAGCCGCGGCGGCCCCGGCCGATGCCGCTGCCGCCGCCTCGACGGCAGGCGCGCCAGCGGTGGCCGAGCCCCCGGCGACCCGCCCGACCCCGCAGGCCGCCGGAGCCGGAGCTGGGGCCGGGGCCGGGGCCGGAGCCGGAGCCGGGGAGAACGCTTCGGCCGGAGCGCCGCCCCGGCCACCAGCGGACTCGCCCTGGGCGCATCCGCCGCAGCGCCCAACCGCGCCGACCGCCGTCAGCCCGGACCACGGCGCCGCTCCCCCGCCCCCGATCCCGCCACCACCGCCCCCGCCGCAGGCCACCGATCCCGCGCCGGCGCACCCGGCGCAGCCGTTCCCGCCGGCGATCCCCGGCCAGGCCGGTCCGGCGCAGATGCCGCCTCCGCCGGAGCTGGCGCAGTTCGGCGGTCCGCCGCCGATGGGCCACACACCGCAGCAGGCGGGCCCGCCGACGCCACCGCCCGGCCCGTTCCCGCCCTCGCCGGGCTGGTACCCGCCGCCCTGGCAGCAGGGCACGCCCGGACAGCCGTACCAGGAGGCCGACGGGCAAGCCCGGACGCCCGCCCCGGGTTACCCGGACGCGACCGGCTACCCGGACGCGAGCTGGACGCCGGATGCCAGCGCGGCGCCGACCGCCGAGGACTTCGCCCGCCGCCGGCAGGTCCGGCCCGCCGAGCCGGTGGCGACCATGGGCGTACGGGCAGTGGTCAACAAGATCGGGCTGCTCCGGCTGTCGCCGGGACGGCACGAGCAGGAGCTGAAGCGGGACATCGAGATGGTGCGCCGCAACTTCGGCGGGCTGCGCCAGGTGACGGTGGTCAACCCGAAGGGCGGCGCGGGCAAGACCGTGGCGATCCTGCTGCTCGCGATGACGTTCGGCCAGAAGCGCGGCGGCTACGTGCTGGCCTGGGACAACAACGAGACCCAGGGCACCCTCGGGATGCGCGCCCAACAGGACTTCCACTCCCGCACCGTCCGGGACATGCTGCGGGACCTCGGTCAGTTCCAGGGGGCGCACGGGCGGGTCGGCGACCTGTCGCAGTACGTCCGCTCACAGGGCGAGGGCATGTTCGACGTGTTGGCGTCGGACGAGTCGGCCACCGGTGGCGAGATGCTGACCGCTGCCGCGTTCGCGGAGATCCGCGAGGTGGTCAGCCGGTTCTACAAGCTGATCTTCGTGGACACCGGCAACAACGTCCGGGCGCAGAACTGGCAGGCCGCGATGGACGCCACCGACCAGTTGGTGGTGACCATGTCGGCCCGTAACGACTCGGCGGAGACCGCCGCCCGGATGCTCGACCACCTGGAGCAGAGCGGCCGGCAACGGCTGGTCCGGCAGGCCGTGACCGTGGTGTCGATGCCGCCGTCGCGCAAGGAAATCGATCTGCCGGCCATCCAGGAACACTTCGCGGCCCGCACCCGGGCGGTGCTGCTGGCCCCCTACGAGCGGCTCATCGACAGTGGCGAGCCGATCCGGTACGGCGGACTCTCCTCGGCCACCCGGGACGCCTGGCTGAAGATCGCCGCCGCGGTCGCCGAAGGGCTCTGA
- a CDS encoding diacylglycerol kinase family protein, translated as MYDVVLLTLGSERDAPGVCGSGGACCGGAAAADTGTTDPAAADTGQCATERPRVPVLACADALTARGARVEMVTARSDAEIDAVLARLDGPARPDGLTWPDLDSKLRLVVATASDGQLRAVLRRLVRRYAPAPSRRPADLPGDRTLPDLPPVAVLPLDPARGGTHSDLAAQLGLPRDPATVAAAVLDGTPRRLDLLRNDGGSVTLDGALLGAADDAGRPLHWRARVEVDDTVLTNGDEPLLACAVGNAGGYATLDDVTLLTAPDPADGQIEVAVAVPVVVRSSWGRRRVRLEVRRTRGRAVSVLPREGKVPYLDDGVESELTRKRSWWVEPAAWAVWSI; from the coding sequence GTGTACGACGTGGTGCTGCTCACCCTCGGTTCGGAGCGGGACGCTCCCGGGGTCTGTGGCAGCGGAGGAGCCTGCTGCGGCGGCGCGGCCGCCGCCGACACCGGGACGACGGACCCGGCAGCCGCCGACACCGGGCAGTGCGCCACCGAGCGGCCCCGCGTGCCGGTGCTGGCCTGCGCCGACGCGCTGACCGCCCGGGGCGCGCGGGTGGAGATGGTCACCGCCCGCTCGGACGCGGAGATCGACGCGGTGCTGGCCCGGCTCGACGGCCCCGCCCGCCCGGACGGCCTCACCTGGCCGGACCTGGACAGCAAGCTCCGGCTGGTCGTCGCCACGGCCAGCGACGGGCAGTTGCGCGCCGTGCTGCGCCGGCTGGTCCGGCGGTACGCTCCGGCGCCGAGTCGTCGTCCGGCGGACCTGCCCGGTGACCGGACGCTGCCCGACCTGCCGCCGGTGGCCGTACTCCCGCTCGACCCGGCGCGCGGCGGCACCCACAGTGACCTTGCCGCGCAGCTCGGGCTGCCCCGGGACCCGGCGACGGTGGCCGCCGCGGTGCTGGACGGCACCCCGCGCCGGCTGGACCTGCTCCGCAACGACGGCGGCTCGGTGACCCTCGACGGCGCGCTGCTCGGCGCGGCCGACGACGCCGGCCGGCCGTTGCACTGGCGGGCCCGGGTGGAGGTGGACGACACGGTCCTCACCAACGGCGACGAACCGCTGCTGGCGTGCGCGGTGGGAAATGCCGGCGGGTACGCGACGCTGGACGACGTGACGCTGCTGACCGCGCCGGACCCGGCCGACGGTCAGATCGAGGTCGCGGTGGCCGTCCCGGTGGTCGTCCGCTCGTCGTGGGGGCGCAGGCGGGTACGCCTGGAGGTCCGACGGACCCGTGGACGCGCGGTGTCGGTGCTGCCCAGGGAGGGCAAGGTGCCGTACCTCGACGACGGTGTCGAGAGCGAGCTGACCCGGAAGCGCTCCTGGTGGGTCGAGCCGGCGGCCTGGGCGGTCTGGTCGATCTGA